GGCGTACACCAGCACCGTGCCATATAAGCCGAAGGCGACGCCAACGGTACAGATGATGATGTACTTCCACGCCGCTTCCAGCGACGAGCGCTGACCATACAACCCGACCAGAAACGCGGAACTGAGCGTGGTGGCTTCAATCGCCGCCCACATCAGAATCAGGTTATTGCTAGTTATCACCAGCAGCATGGTGAACAGGAACAGGTGGAAAAAGCCGTAATAGTGGCACAGCGTGGTGACGCTGACTTCGCCGCTGTCCACTTCATGGTTCATATATCCCATGGAGTAAAGGCCGGTGAGAAAACCAATCACACCGAGAATGGCTAAAAACAGCGCGCTCAGGCTGTCGAGATGTAACCAGCGCCCGGCGGCCAACAGTTCGCCTTGCTGGTAGACCGTCCATACCGACAGCAGCGTGACCACCAGCAGTGCGCCGATGCCGAGCAGGTGCATCAGGCTGACCAACTGGCGCGCGGCCACGCCGGTAAAGCGACAGGCGAATGCCAGCAGCGCCGCTACCAGCGGCACCCCCAGCAGCACAGAAAACAGATCCAACGTTGTCATGGTCATCATCCTTTCAGCGCGGTCAGTTGCTGAACATTCAGGGTGTGCAGCGTGCGGTGGATCTTGCGCGCCATCAGCGCCATCACGATGACCGCGAAAATGGCATCGGTGGCAATTCCCACTTCCACCAGTTCAGGCGCGCGGTAGGCCAGCAGCGCCAGCGTCAGGTGCGCGCCGTTCTCCATCAGGCAGTAGCCGAATACCTGCTTGAGGATGTTGCGCTGGCTGACGATGCACAGCAGGCCAATCAGGAAATGGCCAAGCGACACCGCCAGCACCGGCTTAAGTGCGCTGACCATCGGCAATTGCACCGGGGCGACGGCGAAATAACTCAGCAGCACAATCACGCTGGCAATCAGAATAAGCGTGGCGGTACTGAGCACGCCGCCGTCGGCCTGCGGGTCACTCAGGCGGCGAAAGGCGCGGTACATGATGACCGGCACCAACACCACCTTGGTGGCGAAGGCCGTCATCGACCACAAAAAGAGTTCGTGAGAGCCCAGCAGGTTGCCGAGCGCGATAAAAATCAGCACCAGCACCAGCGATTGCAGGGCGTACAGCACGGCGGAAACCGTGGGTTTTCTGGCGGCTATCACCAGCATCGAAGTGATGATTAACAGGCCAGCCAGATTATTGACGAGAAGCGATCCAGTCATGGGCGTTCCTTATTTCAGCCAGAGTGCGGCGATGACGCTTGAGCACAGCGACATCACAATCAGCACCAGCAATACCAGATTCATTGACGCCGGCACCGGTATTGCACCGGCCACCTCCTCGGAGGGTTTACCCGGCACGGTGCGGCCAAACCAGTAGAGGAACCAGGCAAAGCTGGCGACGGATTCCACCAGGGCGATTATCAACACCGGCAGCAGCCACACCGCCTCGTTTGACAGGGTGAACCCGGCGGCAAACAGCGGGAATTTGCTGAAAAAGCCGTTAAACGGCGGCACCCCGGTGATGGCGAGCGCCGCGACGCAAAAGCCGACGCCGAGCAGCGGCAGGCGCGTTAACATGCCGCGCAGTTGCGGCAACATGCGGGTGCCGCAGCTATAACTGAGCGCCCCGGCCACCAGGAAGAACAGGCTCTTGGCATAGGCGTGGTTAAAGATGTAGGCAAGGCCCGCATCAAAAGCCATGCGCGAGCCAAAAATCGACAGCGACAGCGCCAGAAAGATGTAGGCCAACTGGGTGATGGTGGAGTAGGCCAGCAGCCGCTTCATGTCTTTTTGCGGCAGGTACATCCAGAAACCGTACACCAGCGTCAGGGTCGCCATAATCACACCGACCACGCCGATAATGTGCGGCACCTCGACGGCTGACAAAATCGCCCGGGCGAAAATATACACCCCGACTTTGACCATCGACGCGGCGTGCAGGTAGGCACTCACCGGCGTAGGCGCTTCCATCGCATCCGGCAGCCAGATGTGCAGCGGTAACTGGGCTGATTTCCCCCAGGCCGCCAGCAGAATGCCGCCAAACACGACGATTTTGCTGGTGTCATCTAACTGGGCGATGGCGCTCAGGGCGAAGGTGCCGGTGGTGGCGAACAGCCAGGCGGCGGCCAGATACAGGCCGACGGAGGCCACATGCGTGACCAGCAGCGCTTTGAGCGCCGAGCGCAGTGATTTCGGTTTCTGGTAATAGCCAATTAACGCCCAGGAGCAGCCGCCGGTGATTTCAAAGAACACTAACTGGCCGAGCAGCGTTGATGAGAGCGTTAACCCGGCCATTGCGCCGATAAATACCAGCAGGAAGGCGTAGTAACGGTTGCTGCCGTCGTGCGGGTGTTCGCGGTTGCCGAGCGTCAGGTAGCCGCACGAGTAGAGGCTAACCAGAAAACCGAGCGAAACCACCGCAAAGCCTATCAACAGGCTGACGCGGTCAAACACAAAGCCGAACAAATCGGCCTGGCCGTAACGGTAGAGGGTGACGACGGTGTCGAGCTTGCCGCTTTGCAGGTAGCACCCGGCAAGCCAGGCCATACCGAGTGTTGCCAGCAGCGCAAACAGCGTACACACCCCTTTAGCCAGGCGCTGCGGCACCACGGCTATCAACAGCGCGCCGAGAAACGGCAGCAGCAGGGTGGCGAGAGCAATAGTCTCCATGATGGGTGCCGACTCCTTATAGTCCGGTGAGGTAGAAAACAAAGGCTAGCGTGGCGACGCCGAAGCCGAGCCAGGTAACGCGGCCGGTCAGCAAAAAGCGCCCGCGCGCCAGGCTGTTTTCAATCAGGGCGGCGAGGGTAAACACCACCACCAGTTTGATGGCCAGCGCCAGCGTGCCCCACAGCAGGCCCGCCGCGCTGAGGGTTTCTGCCTTGCCAAACGGCACAAAGACCGACAAAAACAGCGTTGCTACCACCACTTGTTTGAGGCTGATGCCCCATTTCACCAGCGCCAGCCCGGCACCGGCGTATTCAGTCAACGGGCCTTCCTGCAACTCCTGCTCGGCTTCAGCCACATCAAACGGGATTTTGCCCATTTCAATGAAGGTGGCGAAGGCACAGGCCAGCAGCGCCAGGCCGGTTGCGGTGGGGGCAACCCAATCGCCGCTGGCCAGTTGCTGGCTGATATTGCCGATGTTGGTGGAACCGGCTATCAGGGCGACCACCAGCAGGGCGAGCATCAGAATCGGTTCCACCAGAATGCCGAGCGTCAGCTCGCGGCTGGCACCGATGGCGGCGAAGGTGCTGCCGGAGTCGAGGCCGGACAGCGAGAAGAAAAAGCGGAAAATGGCAAACAGGTACAGCAGCGTTATCACATCACCGGCTGCGCCGAGCGGCGACTGGGTGGTGATGGCCGGTAGCGTCATCGCCACCAGCAGCATCGAGCCGTTAAGAATAAACGGCATCAGGCGGAATACGCCGCCGCTGTGCTCTGGAGCCACTTCCTGACGGCGCAGCAGTTTGACGATATCGCGGTAGTCCTGCCAGACACCGGGGCCCTGGCGTGAGTGCATCTTGGCGCGGATAACCCGCGACATGCCGGACAGCAGCGGGGCGGCGGCCATCAACACCAGCGCCTGCAACAGCGCACAGAGCAGCGGAAAAATAACCGAATACGGATTCATTGTGCTCTCCTTAAACCAGCGTCGTCAGCAGTAAGGCCACCAGCGCGGCCACCACATACAGGCAGTAGACCCGAAAGTCGCCGTGCTGGATCCCTTGCACCACACGGCCAAGGCCCTGCACCGCGCGCGCCAGCGGCAGCACGATGCGCTCGTCAAGCACCGGTTCAACCTGTGCGGCCGTGCGGGTGGTCGATTCCAGCGCGCGTTGCATTGACGGGGCCGGGTCGAGGGTTTTGCGCAGGCGATAGAGCGGCGCGAACATCACCCGCAGCGGCTGGGTGAAGCTCCCGGCGGAAGCTGACATCGCCTGTTCATAGCCATAACCGCACGCCCAGGGCGTCCCTTTTTGGCGAAATGCCAGACGCGGCCCGCGCAGCAGGCTGTAGAGCATCAGCGGCAGCAGCGGCAGCGCCAGCAGCAAGATGAAAATCAGCGGGGTATTCAGGCGGGTTTGCCCGGCATCGCCGGGGAACACGCCAAGACCAGCGGCCACCGTCAGCGCCGGGGTGTGCGCAAGATCGGCGGCGATACGGGTGATAACCGGTGACACCACGCTGGCACCGACGCCCAGCAGCACGCACAGCAGCGCCAGCAGCAGCATGGCAGCCGTCATCGGCCACGGCACTTCGGCGGCGTGGCTGGCTTTTTCGCTGCGCGGTGCGCCGCAAAAACTGATGCCATACACTTTGACAAAGCACATTGCCGCCAGCGCACCGGTGATCGCCAGCATCACAATTGCTACCGGTGCCAGCAGTTTCATACCGATGTGGCCGTCATGACTGAGGGTAAACAGCGACTGATAGGTGAACCATTCGCTGACAAAACCGTTCAGCGGCGGCAGGGCGGAAATCGCCATACAACCCATCAGGAACGCCAGCGCAGTGCGCGGCATCAAACGGGCCAGCCCGCCCATTTTCTCCATGTCTTTGGTGTGTACGCGCGAGATAACCGCCCCGGCCCCGAGAAACAGCAACCCCTTGAAGACGGCGTGGTTGATGAGGTGATACAGCCCGCCCAGCAAACCGAGCAGCGCCAGCAGCGGATGATGGGTGGCGATGCCTATCATGCCGGTGCCGACCCCCATCAGGATGATGCCAATGTTCTCCACCGTGTGGTACGCCAGCAGGCGTTTGATGTCATGTTCGGCCAGCGCATACAGCACGCCTAACACCGAGGACACCGCGCCAAAGGCCAGCACCACGACGCCCCACCAGGCTTCGGTCGCGCCCAGTAAATCAATGCCGACCTTGATGATGCCAAACACGCCGATTTTCACCATCACGCCGGACATCAACGCCGAGGCGTGTGACGGTGCGGCCGGGTGCGCGCGCGGCAGCCAGCCGTGCAGCGGCAGCATGCCCGCTTTGGCACCAAAACCGAAGAACGCCAGCAGGAACACGATGGAGGCCTGCGGTGCCGACAGCGAAGCCTGACGGAAATCAGCGAAATCCAGGCTGTTGCTGTGACGGTAGAGCAGGAAGAAGGCAATCATGATAAGCACTGAACCGGCGTGCGCTATCAGGAAGTAGAGCAGCCCGGCGCTCACCGCTTCTTCATCCTGGTCAGCAATGACCAGGAAATAGGAGCTCAGTGACATCACCTCGAACAGCACGATAAAGTAGAAGGCGTTATCCACCACCACCAGCGCCACCATCGAGGCGATAAACAGGTTCATGAAGAACCCCATCGCCCAGGCACCGCGCCCGCGATATTCTTCCAGATAGGCCAGTGAGTAGAGCGCGCAGAGCGCGGCCAGCAGCGAGATAACCAGCGTCATGAACGCGGCCAGCGAATCAATGCGCAGCGTCAGGTGGGCGAAGGCATCAAAGGGGCCGGCGAAAACCACATTGATGGCACCGCCTTGCAGCAATACCGGTGCGGCGGCCAGCAGACCGGCACAGCCAGCGGCCAGTGCGCAGCAACCGCTCAGGCGGATAGCCAGCGCTTCCTGACGGCAAAACAGGAGTGAGCAGAGCGCACCGGCCAGATAGAGCGCCAGCGACAGGCCCAGCCATGCTAATGGCGTCATCATAGGTTGTGCCCCCAGTCAGTCTCATCGGGTGGAAAGGGCAGATTGCCCTGCGGCCACTGCGCCGCCTGACGGCGTTTGGCGGCAATCGCTTCATCAAGGTTGGCGTCATCGACCAGATAGAGTGCCTGCGTCGGGCAGACGCGCACGCATTCCGGCCCTTGCGCGTGGAAGTCACACAGGTCGCATTTCACCGCGATACTGCGCACACCGGCATTCCATGACAGCATCGGATGCACCGAAGGCAGGCTGACCGGCACATCCGACAGCAGCGACAGCGGGATGTGCTGTTCAAACGTCGCCGGTGTCGCCAGCGGGGTGCTGCCAGATGGCGTGATCGCGCCAAATGGACAGGCAATGGCGCACAGTTTGCAGCCAATACAGGTGTTTTCGTCCAACATGACGGCGTTGTCCTGATGCCTGATGGCATTCACCGGACACACCTTGGCACAAGGCGCATCTTCACAGTGTCGGCATAACACGGGTGCCGTGCCGCCAGCTTCGCGCTCAACGGTCAGTCTCGGATGCGTTTGCAACCCATGCTGGCGATGCACCTGCGTGCAGGCTGCCATGCAGGTGTTGCATCCGATACAACGTGTTGGCTCCGCAATGACGAAGCGGTTCATAGCCATACCCTCCGGGGTGATAGAAATGTTTCCTGCGGCCCAAGCATATTCCATGCCATAAGAAAAAAATGGGTGTGATATTATTTTAAATCAATACGTTAATTTTTTATCAGCCGGAGGAAACCCCTTCGACAGGGGCGAGCTCGACATTAGTGACGACGTTTTTGACGCCACCGGGTGCGCGGGTCGTCACTCTTGACTGACCGCGCCGGTCGCAGCCCAGGGTAAGCCGTGGCAGGGCGCGATCGCGCCGCTTCGTGCGTGGGATCAAATCAGCTGGCATCAAATTTGCTTAGGCTTGCGCTGAGGCATGTTGCAGTCAATGACGAGGATGAGGGATATGTGTCTGGGAATTCCGGGGCAAGTCGTGGCGTGGGCGTCGGATGATAATCAACTGGCGTGGGTGGATGTCTGCGGTGTGCGGCGAGAAGTCAATGTCACACTGGTGCTTGATGGTATTACGCCTGCGACCCTGATGGGCCAGTGGGTGCTGGTACACGTCGGGTTTGCCATGAGCCGGCTGGATGAGCAGGAAGCGCGCGATACGCTGGAGGCGTTAAAGCAGATGGAAGACGTGGAGCAGGATGTGGCGGTATTTCTGACGACATCGGTCTAAATGAAAAGAGCCATAACAATTATTATGGCTCTGCGATAATTATCCCGCGCGGCGAACTGACTGCAATGCGCCATGACTATCACGATTGAAATCAACCCTGGCTTCATTGGCAGGATGATGAGCAATGAAATCGTCATTGTAAATATGCTCTATGGTATAGCCCAGATAGTTAATCAAGGTGAGTAGTTCTTGTTTTTTCTCTGTAAACCATTCGGCATTCCAGGCTTCAAAGTCGATGGGAGGGAAGTTATTGTGCTCAAGGAAATTTACGGCTCCTTTTAACACATTAAGCTCAAAGCCTTCGACGTCTATTTTTACAAAGCGGGTTTTTTCTTTAAAAATCAGGTCGTCAAGCTTTATGACCTGAACAAAGTGCGTCTCTTTTGTCATGCAGTCATTGGTTTGCGTCCGTACCCGGTAATCTTCCACCATAGAGAACGCACCGGCGTTGCTCATTTTGTTGTAATCAGGGATCGGGATTTCGATAACGGTATCGTCACTGCCAACCGCTTTATTCAATGCCGTAACATTATCCAGCCGGTTCAGGAAGATATTTCCACACAATTGATAATAAATTATCTTTTGCGGTTCAAAAGAATAAACGACGCCACCTTGGTCTTGAATTTGCGTGGCAACAGGAACGGTGTAGGCCCCGAGATTGGCACCGATATCGAAAACAATCGGCGAGTCAAATCCGAATGTGAATTCATTGGTAATTGCACTCAACCATTTTTCCCACTCATCCCGGGTAATCAGGTGCTGGGCTATCAGATCATGACCTAAGGTTAAGAAACTGCCTTGAGACGTGTTAGCTAAATGAACTCTTGGTAACATAAAATGGCCTTATATTAATGAATGTACCGTGCACGGATTGAGCATGACACATCACGATGGTTAAGCCGCTATTCCTTTTTGTATGGATATCAGGTATGGACATCGTGAGCGAGAAGTCTGACACATCTAATCGGTTGTATTAACAAGAGTAAAATTGTTGCATCAACATAAAGTTCCGGCAAGGCCGTCAGTATGAGTTGATGAAAGAAAGCTGGCTATTTGGGCCACGCCACGCTGGCGGATGCCAGACACTGAACGGTTTCGCGCAAACGACCCGCCATGACAACCCAACACCTCATATTCACTATCGTTATATCAAGTAAGTTTTCTTTATTTGTGCGGAATAACAATACTTCGTATCAATAGTGCTAACCGTTAACGTGACGAAAAACGAATCGAGCTAACAGACGTCACTGTCAGAGGGCAAGCGTGTGAATTTTCAACAATTAAAAATTATCCGTGAATCCGCACGGTGCAACTATAACCTCACCGAGGTGGCCAATACTTTATTCACCTCCCAGTCTGGCGTGAGTCGCCATATTCGTGAGCTGGAAGATGAGCTGGGCATAGAGATTTTTATCCGCCGGGGGAAGCGCTTGCTGGGCATGACCGAGCCGGGCAAGGAACTGCTGGTGATGGCCGAACGTATCCTGAATGATGCGAACCATATCCGGCGGTTAGCCAATGTGTTTAGCGATAATGACGTTGGGCAACTGGTGATTGCGACAACGCACACTCAGGCACGTTACAGCCTGCCTGCGGTGATTAAAGCGTTTCGCACGCTCTACCCGCAGGTACAACTGGTGCTCAATCAAGGCACACCGGATGAAATTGTCTCGATGCTGGAGTCGGGCGAGGCTGATATCGGTATCGCAACCGAGCTGCTTATCAACGCGAATTCTCTGGCTGCCTTTTCATACTACCGCTGGCACCACGCTATTTTAGTGCCACAAGGGCACGCCCTGGCGCAAGAGCCGGTCGTCACGCTGGATAAACTCAGCAACGTACCGCTGATTACCTACCGGCAGGGGATTACCGGCCGTTCGCGTATTGACCGTGCGTTCAGCGCTGCCGGGCTGACGCCGCATATCGCCATCAGCGCGCAAGACTCGGATGTGATTAAAACCTATGTCGAGCTGGGGCTGGGGGTGGGGATTGTCGCCGACATGTCGTTTGATCTGGCGCGCGATAGCGGGCTGGTCAAGCTTGATGCGCAACATCTGTTTGAGGCGAACACCGTGTGGCTGGGGTTAAAGCGCGGGCAATTACAACGCAACTACACCTGGAAGTTTATTCAGTTGTGCAACCCGGAACTGACGCCTGAAGAGATTAAAGCTCGGGTGTTTGCCGATGACGCTGAGGTGGTTATCGATTATCAAATCTGACGAGCCATCGTCAGGCGCAGCGGGTCGGGTGAGATAACACGCCGCCCGCTGACACCACGGCTTCATAGGTTATCAGTCTGTTGCGTTTTTTGTGCCATTTTGTTTGATGATACAACGAGATGGCGTTGCATCTTCTGCCTTTCAGCGCCGAATTCGGGGCGCGATTTTCCCTTGTCAGCCCGCCTGCCCGATAGTGATGAACCGCATAATTATGAGAAAACCCTCCAATGTAGCGCTTGATCTCACCGGACGGGGATAGTAGCATGCCCACCATAACAATAAGTTATGTATATTATTTTCTTTGATGATACAAATAGTTGCGTGCCGTTTGTGCATAACTATTTGTTTTTGTGCATAACTATCTTGATGTCATGTTCTGTTCAGGTGGGCCACCTTTTGCCTGTGGGTCACGAGTAGTACGTAACGTCAGTATGCAACACACATCCTTAAACCTCCTCCTTCATCTGTCGTCGTTCAGCCGTTGCTGAGGTATCCGGTAGCAGTCGTATTGCCATCGGCGAGTCGTCACAGGGAGCACAGACAATGGATTCTTATTCATGAAAAAACAAAAATTTAGCCTGGCCTGGCAAATTCTCGTTGCGCTGATTGTCGGCATTGCTGTCGGTGCCTGGTTGCATGAAAACCCGGCGAATAAACAGTGGCTGATTATCAACGTGCTCAGCCCGGCCGGGGATATCTTTATCCGGTTGATTAAAATGATCGTCGTGCCTATCGTCATCACCACGCTGGTGGTGGGGATAGCCGGGGTGGGCGATGCCAAGAAGCTCGGGCGCATCGGTTTTAAAACCATCGTCTATTTTGAAGTCATCACCACGCTGGCGATCGTACTGGGGATTACGCTGGCCAATGTGTTCCAGCCGGGGCATGGCATTGATATGTCGGCGCTGACCCGGGTGGATATTTCCCAATATGAAAAAACCACCGAACAGGTGCAAAACGGTGCGCACGGTCTGGTGAGCACCATTTTGTCGCTGATCCCGGCCAATATTTTCGCCGCGCTCGCCAAAGGCGACATGCTGCCGGTTATCTTTTTCTCGGTGCTGTTTGGTCTTGGTTTGTCATCGCTGCCGCGCGAACAGCGCGATCCGCTACTTAATGTGTTTCGCAGTGCTTCGGAAACCATGTTTCGCGTCACCAACATGATCATGCGCTATGCGCCAGTGGGCGTCTTCGCGCTGATTTCTGTCACTGTTGCGAACTTCGGTTTTGCGTCACTGTGGCCGCTGGCCAAGCTGGTGGTGCTGGTGTATGCCTCGGTGCTGTTCTTTGCGCTGGTGGTGCTGGGGTCGGTGGCGAGGATGTGTGGTCTGCGCATCATGACGCTTATCCGCATTCTGAAAGATGAGCTGGTGCTGGCCTACTCAACCGCCAGCTCTGAAACCGTGCTGCCCCGCATTATTCAAAAGATGGAAGCCTACGGTGCGCCGAAAGCCATCACCAGCTTTGTGGTGCCCACCGGTTATTCGTTCAACCTTGATGGCTCGACGCTGTATCAGAGTATTGCGGCGATTTTTATTGCCCAGCTCTATGGTATCGATCTTAGCCTGTGGCAGGAGCTGGTGCTGGTACTGACGTTGATGATCACCTCCAAAGGGATTGCCGGGGTGCCGGGTGTCTCCTTCGTGGTGCTGCTGGCAACGCTCGGCAGCGTCGGGATCCCGCTGGAAGGGCTGGCCTTTATTGCCGGTGTAGACCGTATTCTGGATATGGCCCGTACCGCATTAAACGTCGTGGGCAACGCGCTGGCGGTGCTGGTGATAGCCAAATGGGAAGGGCAATTTGATGAAGATAAAGCGCGGGAATACGAGCAGGCATTGGCCCGTGCGCAGGCAAATCCTGCGGCCTAGTCGTATCAGCGTGGTAAACCAATAACGGTGGCATTAAGCGGTTAATACCCGCTATCAGCACCCTGCACGCGTTGCGCGTGCAGGGTGTTTTTTTATCGTATCAGGTACTGGCACGGCGTAAGTGTAGTGACCTGCGTTTATAAATGGACAAACCTGCATTTACCCTCACCGTCCGGCTCCGGCCCGCGGCAATATCTGAGCTGTACGGACTCTCTACCACGTCGGTGTACCGGGCGCTGAATGACTTACTCAGACCGCGCCATAGCCACCGGCAGGAGATGGCGCGATCTGCCATGGATTCCATGCCTGAACTGCCGGATTTCCGACAACCAGTCGCAGTCGGGCATCACTGAGCGATCAGGATCCATAGGATACCCCTGAAAAAACGAAAGAGGGTCAGGCCGCGTGATGGTCTTCACATTCCTCACCATCCGGTGCTTGATCTTTCAACCGGGAATCAACCAGTGGCGCTTTTTTGTACCAATTATAATCATCTTCCTTAAAGGTAAAAATTCCACTTGTACCTTATAAGGAAAATGATTGTGAAAGTAAAAGTATGGTCAGCTTTATTTATGCCGGCGTATCTGACGGCCTGTGCCGCACCCGGCCCAGAAAAATATCAGACCAGTATGGACAGTGTTACGGCGGAAAAAGTCAGCCAGATTATCCGGTCGGATGTCATCCCTTCTTCAGGTGAAGATCACGGGGAAGTTATTCGTCGCGTGTCATCGGCTTTTCTTGGTACGCCTTATCAGGCTGATACGCTCATCGGTGGACCCGATATCCCCGAAGCGCTTGTCGTGAATTTCAACGGTGTCGACTGCTTTACCGTGGCAGATTACATCGAAGCCCTGACCCGCAGCCATGACCAGCAATCGTTTCTTCATAACCTTGCGCAGGTTCGTTACACCGGGGGTAACGTTAGCTACCTCAGCCGTCGACACTTCTTTTCTGACTGGTTCGCTACCGCACCGCGTAATGCCAGGGACATCACGCAGGATCTCAGCCCTGACTATGCCGTAGCTGACAAGCAGCTTAACCGCAAACCGGATGGGGGGGAGTACATCCCAGGTCTGGGCATTCATCCCCGTAAAATAAATTACATTCCCGGAGAAGCCATCAGTCAGCAGGTGCTGGACCATCTGAAAACCGGGGATTATGTCGGCGTCTATTCCCCACATGACGGTCTGGACGTTTCACATGTGGGTATCGTGGTACGCCACGATGGGCAGGTATGGTTCAGAAATGCCTCCTCGCTGGCCGCAAACAGAAAAGTGGTGGATTCACCGTTCAGGGAATATATGCGCGCTAAACCGGGCATCGTCGTACTGCGTGCTGAATGGCCACCCATTACCGGAGTTACGGTATGAAAAGAATCCAGATACCGGAAGGAATAAAGCCCCTTTGCCTGATCGTTCCTCTGCTGTTATCGGCATGCAACACCGCTCCGCTCAGGTCGGGGTCAAATGACGTGACGACTGCCAGCCATGTGCCGACAGACTATATCGACCCGACCAAATCGCGGTTCCCGCTGGGAA
This sequence is a window from Dickeya aquatica. Protein-coding genes within it:
- a CDS encoding DUF1460 domain-containing protein — translated: MIVKVKVWSALFMPAYLTACAAPGPEKYQTSMDSVTAEKVSQIIRSDVIPSSGEDHGEVIRRVSSAFLGTPYQADTLIGGPDIPEALVVNFNGVDCFTVADYIEALTRSHDQQSFLHNLAQVRYTGGNVSYLSRRHFFSDWFATAPRNARDITQDLSPDYAVADKQLNRKPDGGEYIPGLGIHPRKINYIPGEAISQQVLDHLKTGDYVGVYSPHDGLDVSHVGIVVRHDGQVWFRNASSLAANRKVVDSPFREYMRAKPGIVVLRAEWPPITGVTV
- the gltP gene encoding glutamate/aspartate:proton symporter GltP, yielding MKKQKFSLAWQILVALIVGIAVGAWLHENPANKQWLIINVLSPAGDIFIRLIKMIVVPIVITTLVVGIAGVGDAKKLGRIGFKTIVYFEVITTLAIVLGITLANVFQPGHGIDMSALTRVDISQYEKTTEQVQNGAHGLVSTILSLIPANIFAALAKGDMLPVIFFSVLFGLGLSSLPREQRDPLLNVFRSASETMFRVTNMIMRYAPVGVFALISVTVANFGFASLWPLAKLVVLVYASVLFFALVVLGSVARMCGLRIMTLIRILKDELVLAYSTASSETVLPRIIQKMEAYGAPKAITSFVVPTGYSFNLDGSTLYQSIAAIFIAQLYGIDLSLWQELVLVLTLMITSKGIAGVPGVSFVVLLATLGSVGIPLEGLAFIAGVDRILDMARTALNVVGNALAVLVIAKWEGQFDEDKAREYEQALARAQANPAA